A window of Coturnix japonica isolate 7356 chromosome 2, Coturnix japonica 2.1, whole genome shotgun sequence contains these coding sequences:
- the LOC107310193 gene encoding kinesin-like protein KIF20A isoform X1, with translation MDSEGKSCVSVELSDVSESDSFSDPAYQPLRVFLRVRPFSVAELESHETQGCVTIEDPQSVILHAPKESPAMKNCERGISHSVHKFTFSQVFGPETTQSEFFEGSTKEIVRAYVNGVNGLVFTYGVTNAGKTYTIQGTTKDFGILPRSLDMIFNYIRGRQYLKMNFKPYLSNDVKKLEEAQVKQEESIKATLLASLKEETESISNTVANTCHVEPTSSKCISRNLPSDSPAEKNFVPTDTYWTNIQQRTQASVWVSFCEIYNEYVYDLLSVLSTLKNQKRRVLRICEDQRGNSYIKDLKWINIQSTEEGCKILKIGNKNRSFACTRMNEQSSRSHSIFSIRLLILTDEHQPHVLRVSELTFCDLAGSERCNKTQAFGDRLKEAGNINNSLHILGKCIAALKQNQNAKMKPSYVPFRESKLTRLFQPFFCGKGKVCMIVNINQHANTYDETLHVMKFSAIAKQIIQTVLPKSLGDLPPKLVGGDGKPIVRFDVNTSVDDFPDSNETSAEEEVDITILSHEDLLKTAENLKEKLVAERQSKLLLEVNIRREMAEAMFRQLLETEEAWSNRLEDMKDSYEEKLESKFEMYKEAIKKHAYMCAMEQIEDHYVPIEEFIAEQEKVEERERKILQLERQLHEQSGRLLTKGSLHSDVLTTENGMEADKVMKRDNEGLQKQCMEKDELIKSLKLKIQKLNETLLEANEGYRKMADENSRLKHTIMLKDQEMNSLQNWAKRVLELEETVSSLQKELDEHKKHFSVEDSKQQKPRRGLLANLKSTVAGTASTPLGRGWGKHEEASTSRKHVLFAHKTKE, from the exons ATGGATAGCGAGGGGAAAAGCTGCGTCTCTGTGGAGCTGTCCGACGTGTCGGAGTCAGATTCCTTCTCGGACCCG GCCTACCAGCCTTTGAGAGTTTTCTTGAGGGTGAGGCCCTTTTCTGTAGCAGAACTGGAAAGCCATGAAACTCAG ggTTGTGTAACTATTGAAGATCCCCAGTCAGTAATTCTTCATGCACCCAAAGAATCTCCTGCAATGAAAAACTGTGAAAGAGGAATCAGTCACTCTGTACATAAATTCACCTTTTCTCAG GTCTTTGGGCCAGAAACTACTCAAAGCGAATTTTTTGAAGGCTCAACAAAAGAGATTGTGAGAGCATATGTTAATGGAGTAAATGGACTGGTATTTACTTATGGCGTTACAAATGCAGGCAAGACGTACACTATCCAAG GAACTACAAAAGACTTTGGTATTTTACCTCGCTCGCTCGACATGATTTTTAACTACATAAGAGGCAGACAGTACCTGAAGATGAATTTTAAACCATATTTGAGTAACGATGTCAAGAAATTAGAAGAGGCACAAGTTAAACAAGAAGAATCCATAAAAGCCACTCTTCTGGCATCGCTGAAAGAG GAGACTGAAAGCATCTCAAATACTGTTGCAAATACGTGTCACGTGGAACCGACTTCTTCCAAATGTATTTCAAGAAATCTGCCTTCAGATTCACCAG CAGAGAAGAATTTTGTTCCAACTGATACCTATTGGACCAATATACAGCAAAGAACGCAAGCATCtgtgtgggtttctttttgtgaGATTTATAATGAATATGTGTATGACCTCTTAAGTGTGTTatctacattaaaaaatcagaaGCGCAGAGTCTTAAGAATATGTGAAGATCAAAGAGGAAACTCTTATATTAAAG ACTTGAAGTGGATTAACATTCAGAGCACTGAAGAAGGCTgcaaaatactaaaaatagGAAACAAGAACCGAAGCTTTGCTTGTACTAGAATGAATGAGCAGTCAAGCAGGAG TCACAGTATATTTTCAATCCGGCTGCTGATTCTAACTGATGAGCACCAACCACATGTTCTTAGAGTTTCAGA GTTGACTTTCTGTGACCTGGCTGGGTCAGAGAGGTGTAATAAGACACAAGCCTTTGGAGACAGACTAAAAGAAGCAGGAAACATTAATAATTCTCTTCATATCCTTGGAAAATGCattgcagcactgaaacagaatCAAAATGCAAA gaTGAAGCCAAGCTATGTTCCATTCAGAGAGAGCAAATTGACTCGCCTGTTTCAGCCATTCTTTTGTGGAAAAGGCAAAGTTTGTATGATTGTAAATATCAATCAACATGCTAATACATATGATGAAACACTGCATGTAATGAAATTTTCAGCTATAGCCAAGCAG ATTATCCAGACTGTCCTACCAAAAAGTTTAGGTGACTTACCACCAAAGTTAGTTGGAGGTGATGGCAAACCTATTGTACGCTTTGATGTGAACACATCTGTGGATGACTTTCCTGACAGTAATGAAAcctctgcagaagaggaagTGGACATCACCATTCTGAGTCATGAG GATCTCTTGAAAACTGCGGAGAACCTGAAAGAGAAGCTAGTTGCAGAAAGGCAAAGTAAACTCCTTCTGGAGGTGAACATACGTAGAGAGATGGCAGAAGCAATGTTCCGACAGCTGCTGGAAACAGAGGAAGCCTGGAG CAACCGCTTGGAAGATATGAAAGACAGTtatgaagaaaaactggagAGCAAGTTTGAAATGTACAAAGAAGCCATCAAGAAGCATGCGTACATGTGTGCAATGGAACAAATTGAAGATCATTATGTTCCTATAGAAGAATTTATAGCTGAACAAGAGAAAGTTGAG gaaagagagagaaaaatattgcaaTTGGAAAGGCAACTTCACGAGCAGTCGGGAAGGCTGTTGACTAAGGGAAGTCTACATTCAGATGTACTGACTACTGAAAATGGCATGGAAGCAG ACAAGGTGATGAAGAGAGACAATGAAGGACTGCAGAAACAGTGCATGGAGAAAGATGAG CTTATAAAATCTTTGAAGCTTAagatacagaaattaaatgaaacactGCTGGAAGCTAATGAAGGCTACAGAAAAATGGCAGACGAGAACAGCAGGCTGAAGCATACAATCATGCTTAAG GATCAAGAAATGAATAGTCTCCAGAACTGGGCTAAACGTGTCCTTGAGCTTGAAGAAACAGTGTCTTCCCTGCAAAAAGAACTTGATGaacacaaaaagcatttctctgtTGAGGACTCAAAACAGCAGAAACCCAGGAGAGGTTTGTTGGCTAACCTGAAATCCACAGTAGCAGGTACTGCTAGCACACCTCTTGGCAGAGGCTGGGGGAAGCATGAAGAGGCTTCAACCTCAAGAAAACACGTACTGTTTGCTCATAAAACAAAGGAATAA
- the LOC107310193 gene encoding kinesin-like protein KIF20A isoform X2, producing the protein MDSEGKSCVSVELSDVSESDSFSDPAYQPLRVFLRVRPFSVAELESHETQGCVTIEDPQSVILHAPKESPAMKNCERGISHSVHKFTFSQVFGPETTQSEFFEGSTKEIVRAYVNGVNGLVFTYGVTNAGKTYTIQGTTKDFGILPRSLDMIFNYIRGRQYLKMNFKPYLSNDVKKLEEAQVKQEESIKATLLASLKEETESISNTVANTCHVEPTSSKCISRNLPSDSPEKNFVPTDTYWTNIQQRTQASVWVSFCEIYNEYVYDLLSVLSTLKNQKRRVLRICEDQRGNSYIKDLKWINIQSTEEGCKILKIGNKNRSFACTRMNEQSSRSHSIFSIRLLILTDEHQPHVLRVSELTFCDLAGSERCNKTQAFGDRLKEAGNINNSLHILGKCIAALKQNQNAKMKPSYVPFRESKLTRLFQPFFCGKGKVCMIVNINQHANTYDETLHVMKFSAIAKQIIQTVLPKSLGDLPPKLVGGDGKPIVRFDVNTSVDDFPDSNETSAEEEVDITILSHEDLLKTAENLKEKLVAERQSKLLLEVNIRREMAEAMFRQLLETEEAWSNRLEDMKDSYEEKLESKFEMYKEAIKKHAYMCAMEQIEDHYVPIEEFIAEQEKVEERERKILQLERQLHEQSGRLLTKGSLHSDVLTTENGMEADKVMKRDNEGLQKQCMEKDELIKSLKLKIQKLNETLLEANEGYRKMADENSRLKHTIMLKDQEMNSLQNWAKRVLELEETVSSLQKELDEHKKHFSVEDSKQQKPRRGLLANLKSTVAGTASTPLGRGWGKHEEASTSRKHVLFAHKTKE; encoded by the exons ATGGATAGCGAGGGGAAAAGCTGCGTCTCTGTGGAGCTGTCCGACGTGTCGGAGTCAGATTCCTTCTCGGACCCG GCCTACCAGCCTTTGAGAGTTTTCTTGAGGGTGAGGCCCTTTTCTGTAGCAGAACTGGAAAGCCATGAAACTCAG ggTTGTGTAACTATTGAAGATCCCCAGTCAGTAATTCTTCATGCACCCAAAGAATCTCCTGCAATGAAAAACTGTGAAAGAGGAATCAGTCACTCTGTACATAAATTCACCTTTTCTCAG GTCTTTGGGCCAGAAACTACTCAAAGCGAATTTTTTGAAGGCTCAACAAAAGAGATTGTGAGAGCATATGTTAATGGAGTAAATGGACTGGTATTTACTTATGGCGTTACAAATGCAGGCAAGACGTACACTATCCAAG GAACTACAAAAGACTTTGGTATTTTACCTCGCTCGCTCGACATGATTTTTAACTACATAAGAGGCAGACAGTACCTGAAGATGAATTTTAAACCATATTTGAGTAACGATGTCAAGAAATTAGAAGAGGCACAAGTTAAACAAGAAGAATCCATAAAAGCCACTCTTCTGGCATCGCTGAAAGAG GAGACTGAAAGCATCTCAAATACTGTTGCAAATACGTGTCACGTGGAACCGACTTCTTCCAAATGTATTTCAAGAAATCTGCCTTCAGATTCACCAG AGAAGAATTTTGTTCCAACTGATACCTATTGGACCAATATACAGCAAAGAACGCAAGCATCtgtgtgggtttctttttgtgaGATTTATAATGAATATGTGTATGACCTCTTAAGTGTGTTatctacattaaaaaatcagaaGCGCAGAGTCTTAAGAATATGTGAAGATCAAAGAGGAAACTCTTATATTAAAG ACTTGAAGTGGATTAACATTCAGAGCACTGAAGAAGGCTgcaaaatactaaaaatagGAAACAAGAACCGAAGCTTTGCTTGTACTAGAATGAATGAGCAGTCAAGCAGGAG TCACAGTATATTTTCAATCCGGCTGCTGATTCTAACTGATGAGCACCAACCACATGTTCTTAGAGTTTCAGA GTTGACTTTCTGTGACCTGGCTGGGTCAGAGAGGTGTAATAAGACACAAGCCTTTGGAGACAGACTAAAAGAAGCAGGAAACATTAATAATTCTCTTCATATCCTTGGAAAATGCattgcagcactgaaacagaatCAAAATGCAAA gaTGAAGCCAAGCTATGTTCCATTCAGAGAGAGCAAATTGACTCGCCTGTTTCAGCCATTCTTTTGTGGAAAAGGCAAAGTTTGTATGATTGTAAATATCAATCAACATGCTAATACATATGATGAAACACTGCATGTAATGAAATTTTCAGCTATAGCCAAGCAG ATTATCCAGACTGTCCTACCAAAAAGTTTAGGTGACTTACCACCAAAGTTAGTTGGAGGTGATGGCAAACCTATTGTACGCTTTGATGTGAACACATCTGTGGATGACTTTCCTGACAGTAATGAAAcctctgcagaagaggaagTGGACATCACCATTCTGAGTCATGAG GATCTCTTGAAAACTGCGGAGAACCTGAAAGAGAAGCTAGTTGCAGAAAGGCAAAGTAAACTCCTTCTGGAGGTGAACATACGTAGAGAGATGGCAGAAGCAATGTTCCGACAGCTGCTGGAAACAGAGGAAGCCTGGAG CAACCGCTTGGAAGATATGAAAGACAGTtatgaagaaaaactggagAGCAAGTTTGAAATGTACAAAGAAGCCATCAAGAAGCATGCGTACATGTGTGCAATGGAACAAATTGAAGATCATTATGTTCCTATAGAAGAATTTATAGCTGAACAAGAGAAAGTTGAG gaaagagagagaaaaatattgcaaTTGGAAAGGCAACTTCACGAGCAGTCGGGAAGGCTGTTGACTAAGGGAAGTCTACATTCAGATGTACTGACTACTGAAAATGGCATGGAAGCAG ACAAGGTGATGAAGAGAGACAATGAAGGACTGCAGAAACAGTGCATGGAGAAAGATGAG CTTATAAAATCTTTGAAGCTTAagatacagaaattaaatgaaacactGCTGGAAGCTAATGAAGGCTACAGAAAAATGGCAGACGAGAACAGCAGGCTGAAGCATACAATCATGCTTAAG GATCAAGAAATGAATAGTCTCCAGAACTGGGCTAAACGTGTCCTTGAGCTTGAAGAAACAGTGTCTTCCCTGCAAAAAGAACTTGATGaacacaaaaagcatttctctgtTGAGGACTCAAAACAGCAGAAACCCAGGAGAGGTTTGTTGGCTAACCTGAAATCCACAGTAGCAGGTACTGCTAGCACACCTCTTGGCAGAGGCTGGGGGAAGCATGAAGAGGCTTCAACCTCAAGAAAACACGTACTGTTTGCTCATAAAACAAAGGAATAA
- the RPS20 gene encoding 40S ribosomal protein S20 yields MAFKDTGKAPVEQEVAIHRIRITLTSRNVKSLEKVCADLIRGAKEKNLKVKGPVRMPTKTLRITTRKTPCGEGSKTWDRFQMRIHKRLIDLHSPSEIVKQITSISIEPGVEVEVTIADA; encoded by the exons ATG GCGTTTAAAGATACTGGCAAGGCACCTGTGGAGCAAGAGGTAGCAATTCATCGCATCAGAATTACTTTGACCAGTCGCAATGTCAAATCACTTGAGAAGG tctGTGCTGACTTGATCAGAGGCGCTAAGGAGAAAAACCTGAAAGTGAAAGGACCTGTGCGCATGCCCACCAAG ACTCTGCGCATCACTACCAGGAAGACACCTTGTGGTGAAGGCTCCAAGACCTGGGATCGTTTCCAAATGCGGATCCATAAGCGACTCATTGACTTGCACAGCCCTTCTGAGATCGTGAAGCAGATCACTTCCATCAGCATTGAGCCAGGCGTAGAAGTTGAAGTTACTATTGCCGATGCCTAA